A region from the Vicia villosa cultivar HV-30 ecotype Madison, WI linkage group LG3, Vvil1.0, whole genome shotgun sequence genome encodes:
- the LOC131659831 gene encoding phosphatidylglycerophosphate phosphatase PTPMT2-like: NATCGKTTYVHCKAGRGRSTTIVLCYLVEYKHMTPTAALEYVRSRRPRVLLAPSQGKAVQSYNNLRPSPLSQTVQSYNNQRPSPSGDIVLITQDDLEGYHSTSDTSMELAIIPKVPKTKPMIARLSEFSNQL; this comes from the exons AATGCGACTTGTGGAAAAACAACTTATGTTCACTGTAAAGCTGGGCGTGGAAGGAGTACAACAATTGTGCTTTGTTATTTG GTTGAATACAAGCACATGACTCCTACTGCTGCCCTGGAGTATGTGCGGTCTCGAAGACCTAGAGTGCTACTAGCACCATCTCAGGGGAAG GCTGTTCAAAGTTATAACAATCTAAGACCTTCTCCTTTATCACAGACTGTTCAAAGTTATAACAATCAAAGACCTTCTCCTTCTGGAGACATAGTTCTCATAACCCAAGATGATCTTGAAGGCTATCATAGTACATCTGATACAAGTATGGAGCTAGCTATTATTCCTAAAGTGCCAAAGACTAAGCCCATGATAGCACGGTTATCCGAGTTCTCTAACCAGCTTTAA
- the LOC131593408 gene encoding ubiquitin carboxyl-terminal hydrolase 21-like, which yields MAQDSSKFTDSSKFSREMAQDSSKFTDSSKFSREMAQDSSKFTDSSKFSREMAQDSSKFTDSSKFSREMAQDSSKFTDSSKFSREMAQDSSKFTDSSKFSKNWVFDLRCGKNNLAVTDEDEVPLIEMDYSVSVKGSKNRFLEYLELTRGKDEAMIVEDNLSKDVDELRRKVELLEIENKRLKMQMENFVDRDNYKCQIKPFFQCFNGLMKIIRKKDSQKSKNKGLQQHLKPLSDHCDFVGAGIQNMRSTCFLASALQSLSHTASLYWAINGCSHISEDCNAVGFCVVCSLRNHIVKAMDGSGTVIVPTPFSENLSHFSTDFKLGVEEDVHEFIMLLLQRVGEAFPSEEGNELIKSVFGGSFYNTVVCSYCGNRTEKSDPFLDLSLGIVDRDSLLDSFEAFTSVETVVFEEACGQCGRKVKANKRLLIKEVPNVAIIQLKRFVHVGDISKKVDSFLSFPLELDLAPYTFLNAQNRLPLLFDLFAVVVHEGSSIKTGHYVTFVLSPVGKWSRMNDSLVSDVTAEEVLKEHAYLLFYARRGSPPLMSVLDSIRSFAA from the exons ATGGCTCAAGATTCTTCCAAGTTTACTGATTCTTCAAAGTTCTCTAGAGAAATGGCTCAAGATTCTTCCAAGTTTACTGATTCTTCAAAGTTCTCTAGAGAAATGGCTCAAGATTCTTCCAAGTTTACTGATTCTTCAAAGTTCTCTAGAGAAATGGCTCAAGATTCTTCCAAGTTTACTGATTCTTCAAAGTTCTCTAGAGAAATGGCTCAAGATTCTTCCAAGTTTACTGATTCTTCAAAGTTCTCTAGAGAAATGGCTCAAGATTCTTCCAAGTTTACTGATTCTTCAAAGTTTTCAAAGAATTGG GTTTTCGATCTTCGTTGTGGGAAGAACAATTTGGCTGTAACAGATGAAGATGAAGTTCCTTTGATTGAAATGGATTACTCTGTATCTGTGAAAGGCTCTAAGAACAGATTTCTGGAATACCTGGAGCTAACTCGTGGAAAGGATGAA GCTATGATTGTAGAAGACAATTTGAGCAAAGATGTGGATGAGTTAAGGCGTAAGGTTGAGTTGCTGGAAATCGAAAACAAGCGTCTTAAGATGCAAATGGAAAAT TTTGTTGATCGTGATAATTACAAATGCCAAATAAAGCCCTTTTTTCAGTGTTTTAATGGATTGATGAAGATTATTAGAAAGAAAGATTCCCAAAAATCTAAGAATAAGGGATTACAACAACATTTGAAGCCTCTTTCTGACCATTGTGATTTTGTTGGAGCTGGAATTCAAAATATGCGTAGTACTTGTTTCCTCGCCTCTGCCCTTCAATCATTGTCCCACACTGCATCTCTCTACTGGGCAATTAATGGTTGCTCACATATTTCTGAAGATT gtaATGCTGTTGGGTTTTGCGTTGTATGTTCATTACGAAATCATATTGTCAAGGCTATGGATGGTTCAGGAACTGTTATTGTTCCTACACCCTTTTCTGAAAACTTGTCAC ATTTTTCAACTGATTTTAAACTTGGTGTGGAGGAGGATGTCCACGAGTTTATAATGCTATTACTGCAGAGAGTAGGAGAAGCTTTTCCCTCTGAAGAAGGGAATGAACTCATTAAAAGTGTTTTTGGTGGCTCCTTTTATAATACg GTGGTATGTTCTTATTGTGGTAACAGAACAGAAAAATCTGATCCTTTTCTAGACTTAAGTCTGGGGATAGTTGATAGGGATTCATTGCTGGATTCATTTGAGGCTTTTACTTCCGTAGAgactgttgtgtttgaagaggcgTGTGGTCAGTGTGGTCGGAAAGTAAAAGCTAACAAACGCCTCTTGATAAAGGAAGTACCTAATGTTGCAATTATTCAGTTGAAAAGGTTTGTCCATGTTGGAGATATTTCAAAGAAAGTTGACTCTTTCCTCTCGTTCCCTCTGGAACTTGACCTTGCGCCATATACCTTCCTAAATGCTCAAAACCGATTGCCATTACTGTTTGATCTTTTTGCTGTGGTTGTCCACGAAGGTTCCTCTATTAAGACAGGACATTATGTTACCTTTGTTCTGTCACCTGTCGGAAAGTGGAGTAGAATGAATGATAGCCTG GTATCTGATGTAACTGCAGAAGAGGTACTAAAAGAGCATGCTTATCTGCTCTTTTATGCAAGACGCGGATCTCCCCCTTTGATGTCTGTTTTGGATTCCATTAGGAGTTTTGCTGCTTAG